One genomic region from Anabaena sp. PCC 7108 encodes:
- a CDS encoding TnsA endonuclease N-terminal domain-containing protein produces MNSSEFDQWCSQQQLTAQTKDLIATIRSAQPSRRVQGRAKNVSGVYPSRKMGQTIQFESHTVELWAIYQMEHDPEVLEYYDQPPPFKIQYHNKTGRKIGHYHTPDFFVLRTSGAAWEEWKTETELKRLAEKYPGRYQKTADGKWHSPPGTAHASSYGLKYHIRTDSELHPIFTQNLIFLEDYLRFKTNIPHTITEQIITTVQAHPGITITATLSSIPGIRANDIYAIIATEQLYVDLYAAPLVEHWRVQLYLDQQTHQAYTHLAITSQHHQPIPPSTALLPNTILLWDSKPWTLVNIGETSTTLLPEIGQPIQLPTAYFRQLLESGSIKIQNSEKQATINDTVQALMDAASPTDLSLANQRFHLVQAYIQRHTDIYKDIAPSTLKRWVKQFREAEARYGCGYVGLLPQAKNRGNRHPKAPNQSSELLDKFITEHFETPRQAPAASVYRLYVRACNELNIQPLSSRTFYHRLKQRPIHEQTKKRQGAKAAYSTEPTILELTKTTPQHGDRPFAIVHIDHTQLDIELRSVATGRNLGRPWLTLLIDAYSRRIMSVYLTFDPPSYRSCMMVLRSCVQRFGRFPQAVVVDGGKEFHSIYFDTLLARYHCIKKTRPGGKPRFGSVIERLFGTTNTEFVYNLLGNTQASKQPRQLTKAVDPKQLAVWTLADLYTYLSEWAYSVYDNLEHDSLGTTPLQVYTDTLERTGEREHRHIAYNEDFLMSTRPSTPKGTALIQPGVGIKVNYLYYWNDAFRNPGVEKTKVPVRYDPFDMGVAYAYLEGRWVKCISQYYSTFVGRTEKEVLLAAEEIRQKDKRNSVSTNISAKRLADFIASAQEHETLLLQRLRDLEAKSVLENLTSHLYEVSSATQVQVIPQSPINKSNGEDVSTVHKTENIQQLDVTKLPVFEEYR; encoded by the coding sequence ATGAACTCCTCTGAATTTGACCAATGGTGTTCCCAACAGCAACTAACGGCGCAGACAAAAGACCTAATTGCCACAATCAGGTCAGCCCAACCCTCACGCCGTGTACAAGGACGCGCCAAAAACGTCAGCGGAGTTTACCCCAGCCGGAAAATGGGTCAAACCATCCAATTTGAAAGCCACACCGTAGAACTGTGGGCAATCTACCAAATGGAACACGACCCAGAAGTATTGGAATACTACGACCAGCCACCCCCCTTCAAAATCCAGTACCACAACAAAACAGGACGCAAAATAGGTCACTACCATACCCCAGACTTCTTCGTGTTGAGAACGTCGGGTGCCGCCTGGGAGGAATGGAAAACCGAAACCGAACTCAAACGACTAGCCGAAAAATACCCCGGACGCTACCAAAAAACTGCCGACGGTAAATGGCACAGCCCACCAGGAACAGCCCATGCTTCTTCCTATGGACTCAAATACCATATCCGCACCGATAGCGAACTGCATCCCATCTTCACCCAAAACCTCATCTTCCTAGAAGACTACCTGAGATTCAAAACCAACATCCCCCACACCATCACAGAACAAATAATCACCACAGTCCAAGCCCACCCCGGAATCACCATAACCGCCACACTGTCCTCAATCCCCGGAATCAGAGCCAACGACATCTACGCCATAATAGCCACAGAGCAACTCTACGTAGACCTGTATGCAGCACCCCTAGTAGAACACTGGCGAGTACAGCTATATCTAGACCAACAAACCCATCAAGCTTACACACATCTAGCCATAACTTCACAGCATCATCAACCAATACCCCCATCCACAGCACTCCTACCAAACACAATCCTGCTGTGGGACTCCAAGCCCTGGACATTAGTAAATATTGGTGAAACCAGCACCACACTCCTACCCGAAATTGGACAACCCATCCAACTACCAACAGCATATTTCCGGCAACTATTGGAAAGCGGCAGCATCAAAATTCAAAACTCAGAAAAACAAGCAACCATCAACGATACAGTCCAGGCACTCATGGATGCCGCCTCCCCAACCGACCTGAGCCTTGCCAATCAGCGATTTCATCTAGTACAAGCCTATATTCAGCGCCACACAGATATCTACAAAGACATAGCTCCAAGCACCCTGAAACGATGGGTAAAACAGTTTCGAGAAGCCGAAGCTCGGTATGGTTGCGGTTATGTTGGTTTACTACCACAGGCAAAAAATCGAGGAAATCGTCACCCCAAAGCACCAAACCAATCAAGCGAATTACTAGATAAATTTATTACCGAACACTTCGAGACACCAAGACAAGCTCCCGCCGCTTCAGTCTATAGATTATATGTCAGAGCTTGCAACGAATTAAATATACAACCCCTGAGTTCTCGTACCTTTTATCACCGCCTCAAACAGCGACCAATCCACGAACAAACCAAAAAACGTCAGGGAGCAAAAGCCGCATATTCAACAGAACCAACAATCTTAGAACTAACCAAAACTACACCCCAACACGGAGACAGACCCTTTGCCATCGTTCACATTGACCACACCCAACTCGACATCGAACTACGCTCTGTGGCCACAGGACGGAACTTAGGCAGACCTTGGCTGACATTACTAATTGATGCCTATTCCCGACGGATAATGTCCGTTTATCTCACCTTTGACCCACCCAGTTACAGGTCTTGCATGATGGTACTACGGTCTTGTGTCCAGCGTTTTGGTCGTTTTCCCCAAGCCGTAGTCGTAGATGGAGGTAAAGAATTTCATAGTATCTACTTTGACACCCTACTAGCACGCTACCACTGCATCAAGAAAACCAGACCTGGTGGCAAACCGCGTTTTGGTTCAGTCATAGAGCGATTATTCGGCACAACAAATACCGAGTTTGTGTACAACCTTTTAGGCAACACCCAAGCCAGTAAACAGCCACGGCAACTTACTAAAGCTGTTGACCCCAAACAACTTGCCGTGTGGACATTGGCAGATTTATATACCTATCTAAGTGAGTGGGCATACTCTGTGTACGACAACTTAGAGCATGATTCCTTGGGGACAACACCATTACAAGTTTATACAGACACTTTAGAAAGAACAGGAGAACGAGAACACCGACACATTGCCTACAACGAAGACTTCCTCATGTCCACACGTCCCAGCACACCTAAAGGAACGGCTTTAATCCAGCCTGGAGTGGGAATTAAAGTCAATTATCTTTATTACTGGAATGATGCTTTCCGTAATCCGGGGGTAGAAAAAACCAAAGTTCCCGTGCGTTATGACCCCTTTGATATGGGTGTAGCTTATGCCTACTTGGAGGGACGCTGGGTTAAATGTATCTCCCAGTATTACAGCACCTTTGTCGGACGCACAGAAAAAGAAGTGCTGTTAGCCGCAGAGGAAATCAGACAAAAGGACAAGCGTAATTCTGTCAGTACGAATATCTCAGCTAAACGCCTAGCAGATTTTATTGCCTCAGCGCAAGAGCATGAAACCTTGTTACTGCAAAGATTACGGGATTTGGAAGCCAAAAGTGTACTGGAAAATTTAACGTCCCATCTTTATGAGGTATCGTCAGCCACCCAAGTTCAAGTTATACCGCAGTCCCCAATCAACAAGTCAAACGGTGAAGATGTCTCCACAGTTCATAAAACTGAAAATATCCAACAGTTGGATGTCACAAAACTACCTGTCTTTGAGGAATACAGATAA
- a CDS encoding DNA polymerase III subunit gamma/tau, translating to MIYQPLHLKYRPQSFTELVGQRAIATTLTNAITSQRIAPAYLFTGPRGTGKTSSARIFAKSLNCQHGNSPTPTPCGQCNSCTSISKGLSLDVVEIDAASNSGVENIRQIIDRTHIIPVNSRYKVFVLDEVHSLSSQGFQALLKTLEEPPKNVVFILCTTEIHKVPATIISRCQRFDFKRIGVEDMVQNLNQIVNEELIDITPEALRLVAQISSGCLRDSQCLLDQLSLLNITIDQNWVWEMVGNVPEYELLTIVERIAENDSDSVINIIRNLLEWGKEPLVILQNLTSFYRDMLIAKTSPSSKEMVILTEDTWQQLCQITKSWETTSILAGQQHLRQCEVQVKLSTQPQLWLEVAILGLLPAANSTNLSQFIPIAENPPWTNWKTPADAIAWGQQKLPNMSLESLQEHWNSLIPVNGKKAPIWVETVQQLSSSR from the coding sequence ATGATATACCAACCACTTCACCTGAAATATCGTCCCCAGTCCTTTACTGAACTTGTTGGTCAACGAGCGATCGCAACTACTCTCACCAATGCTATCACATCCCAACGAATTGCCCCGGCGTACTTATTCACTGGTCCCAGAGGTACAGGTAAGACTTCCAGCGCCCGCATTTTTGCCAAATCTCTCAATTGTCAACATGGTAATTCTCCTACCCCCACACCCTGCGGACAGTGCAATTCATGTACCAGCATCTCCAAAGGTTTATCTCTGGATGTGGTAGAAATAGATGCTGCTAGTAACTCTGGTGTTGAAAATATCAGACAAATTATTGACCGCACTCACATTATACCTGTCAATAGTCGCTACAAGGTGTTTGTTTTAGATGAAGTGCATAGCCTCAGTTCACAAGGATTTCAAGCTTTACTCAAAACTTTGGAAGAACCACCAAAAAATGTAGTGTTTATCCTCTGCACCACAGAAATTCACAAAGTCCCTGCAACAATAATTTCTCGTTGTCAAAGGTTCGATTTTAAAAGAATTGGTGTGGAGGATATGGTACAAAATCTCAACCAAATTGTGAATGAGGAATTAATTGATATTACTCCAGAAGCATTACGTCTGGTAGCACAAATCTCTTCTGGTTGTTTGCGGGATAGTCAATGTTTACTGGATCAATTGAGTCTACTAAATATCACCATTGACCAAAATTGGGTATGGGAAATGGTGGGAAATGTGCCTGAATATGAATTGCTAACAATAGTGGAAAGAATTGCTGAAAATGATAGCGATTCCGTAATTAATATTATTCGGAATTTGTTAGAATGGGGTAAAGAACCTTTAGTAATTCTGCAAAATCTCACCAGCTTTTATCGAGATATGTTGATTGCTAAAACTTCTCCTAGCAGTAAGGAAATGGTGATATTAACTGAAGATACATGGCAACAATTGTGCCAAATAACTAAAAGTTGGGAGACTACAAGTATCTTAGCAGGACAGCAACACTTGAGACAATGTGAAGTGCAGGTAAAATTATCTACTCAACCACAGTTATGGTTAGAGGTTGCTATTTTGGGTTTACTACCTGCTGCTAATTCTACAAATTTAAGTCAATTTATTCCCATTGCTGAAAATCCACCTTGGACGAATTGGAAAACACCTGCTGATGCGATCGCTTGGGGGCAACAGAAATTACCAAATATGAGTCTTGAATCCCTGCAAGAACATTGGAATTCCTTGATTCCAGTCAATGGTAAGAAAGCTCCTATTTGGGTAGAAACGGTACAACAGTTATCCTCTTCTCGATAA
- a CDS encoding AAA family ATPase yields the protein MENFPESAQSQLNQFKEYAISHPQLAQVDMLLMGAIREPAGFAHVLVYGPSGVGKTTMIRQITRRLNGTTVDQNGFREAGYRNGNGSPIPLLLVETRPPDGGMFNRADYYRTALRLLGEPYYERRMMVDIDAEQTWEKKGRGRSKTAQFNDSPELRQALEEAMSKRGVKAVILDEAQHLMKIGSGASGGKLLDQLDWIKSMTNVTGVLHILIGTYELLNFRNLSGQASRRGLDIHFPRYLFQNEQDRQDFQGFLLALLRQVPLQVDIPALMQHWFYFYERSIGCVGVLKDWLIRAVAAALHDGCDTLTLERLYEHTLSLAQCERMAIEATEGEQKLCYMESRREHLWHLLQMGMTSTSVPGGIVDLSSGVKSTVAPVSTATAKSTRKKRSESQTAQADTPTPETMAGSPESKKRQTRKKKESPVVVTETTQNTQETTQDTPSSLVETAEVQTPPKKRQTRKKKDTAVVSEEMPQDIQSSEPVEVSLTTEPSTVEAVPKKNARRSVGQRKPQRDKVGE from the coding sequence ATGGAGAACTTTCCTGAATCAGCACAGTCCCAACTCAACCAATTCAAGGAATATGCGATATCTCATCCGCAGTTGGCGCAAGTGGATATGCTACTCATGGGTGCGATTCGTGAACCTGCGGGATTTGCTCACGTCCTGGTGTATGGACCTTCTGGTGTGGGAAAGACGACGATGATTCGCCAAATTACTAGACGGTTAAATGGGACTACTGTTGACCAGAATGGTTTTCGTGAAGCAGGCTATCGCAATGGCAATGGTTCTCCAATACCACTGTTACTGGTAGAAACACGACCTCCTGACGGTGGGATGTTTAATCGGGCTGATTATTACCGCACGGCACTGAGGTTGTTGGGAGAACCATACTACGAGCGGCGAATGATGGTGGATATTGATGCCGAGCAGACTTGGGAGAAAAAGGGGCGGGGACGCAGTAAAACGGCACAGTTCAATGATTCTCCTGAACTGCGTCAGGCTTTGGAAGAGGCGATGAGCAAACGCGGTGTTAAGGCTGTGATTTTGGATGAGGCACAGCATTTAATGAAGATTGGTAGTGGGGCTAGTGGTGGTAAGCTTTTAGACCAGTTGGACTGGATTAAGTCAATGACGAATGTGACTGGTGTACTGCATATTCTCATTGGCACTTATGAACTTTTGAATTTTCGCAATTTAAGTGGACAGGCATCACGCCGGGGGTTGGATATTCATTTTCCCCGTTATTTGTTTCAAAATGAACAAGATAGGCAGGATTTTCAGGGATTTTTACTGGCGCTGCTGAGGCAAGTTCCCCTTCAGGTTGATATTCCGGCTTTGATGCAGCATTGGTTTTATTTTTATGAGCGTTCTATTGGTTGTGTGGGTGTATTGAAGGATTGGTTAATTCGGGCTGTGGCGGCGGCGTTGCATGATGGCTGTGATACACTGACTTTGGAACGGTTGTATGAACATACTCTTTCTCTTGCTCAGTGTGAACGCATGGCGATAGAGGCGACTGAGGGGGAACAAAAACTCTGTTATATGGAAAGTCGTCGTGAACACTTATGGCATTTGCTACAGATGGGGATGACTTCGACTTCGGTTCCTGGTGGGATTGTGGATTTATCGTCGGGGGTAAAGTCTACTGTTGCACCTGTTTCTACTGCTACTGCTAAATCTACTCGGAAAAAACGTTCTGAATCTCAGACAGCACAGGCTGATACTCCTACTCCAGAAACAATGGCTGGCAGTCCGGAATCAAAGAAGAGGCAAACTCGAAAAAAGAAGGAATCTCCTGTGGTAGTAACGGAAACTACACAGAACACCCAAGAAACAACGCAGGATACACCCAGTTCTTTGGTTGAGACAGCAGAAGTGCAAACCCCGCCTAAGAAGAGACAAACTCGCAAAAAGAAGGATACTGCTGTAGTTTCAGAGGAAATGCCGCAAGATATACAAAGTTCTGAGCCTGTAGAGGTGTCTTTAACAACTGAGCCATCTACCGTTGAAGCAGTTCCCAAGAAAAATGCTCGTAGGAGTGTTGGGCAACGCAAGCCACAACGAGATAAGGTTGGGGAGTAG
- a CDS encoding prokaryotic E2 ligase family D protein, protein MEQSTELANILPQLNIGDISHSIINQTTHTETLAHLLFLPGQYLLVYKEGETTNYKFIAPTALREAFAAEPIDSGYLPPNTVRWGRCHKGEWLVQFYPPQSYCISLENTTLTVPMPGLIFAGCNRQYWIWAIKKFEQNSPLFYAPLPNVMENGSICFGENSVPNCSPENIMQVWQLFWHSAFNQDSVQGKSKSYPENVRSLLYQLHNKNSKRYPTRDLVPWGNKTITTAIELIIS, encoded by the coding sequence ATGGAACAAAGCACGGAATTAGCTAACATTTTACCTCAACTCAATATTGGTGATATCTCACATTCAATTATCAACCAAACTACTCATACAGAAACACTGGCACATCTGCTATTTCTGCCAGGACAATACCTTCTAGTTTATAAAGAAGGAGAAACAACAAATTACAAATTTATTGCTCCTACTGCGTTGAGAGAAGCATTTGCTGCTGAACCCATTGATTCAGGTTATTTACCACCAAATACTGTGAGGTGGGGAAGATGTCACAAAGGAGAATGGTTAGTGCAGTTTTATCCACCACAAAGTTATTGCATCTCCTTAGAAAATACAACTTTAACAGTACCTATGCCGGGGTTAATATTTGCCGGATGTAATCGTCAATATTGGATTTGGGCTATTAAGAAATTCGAGCAAAATTCTCCTCTATTTTATGCACCATTACCAAATGTGATGGAGAACGGTTCTATTTGTTTTGGTGAAAATTCTGTTCCCAATTGTTCCCCTGAAAATATCATGCAAGTGTGGCAATTGTTTTGGCATAGTGCTTTCAATCAAGATTCAGTGCAGGGTAAATCTAAATCATATCCTGAAAATGTGCGATCGCTCCTGTATCAACTACACAACAAAAACTCTAAAAGATACCCAACACGGGATTTAGTGCCTTGGGGTAACAAAACCATCACCACTGCAATTGAGCTTATTATCTCATGA
- the dnaN gene encoding DNA polymerase III subunit beta, with amino-acid sequence MKFTISQKELADTLAVVSYAVPNKPHHPILNNILLVADKHEQEILVTAFDLSLGIRVQCKSRIEIEGKIALPAKLFTQVISSLPKQDIILEIVDNAAIITHSCGKCRIQTVSPQEFPSLPEIEGKNIILPAIKLLQALEGTLFAASHDENKQVLAGVHFQFTNSSWEAAATDGHRLAVVSGTIETDEELTENAQIEADSNTVEITIPQPTLIELQKILGSVGDNSECTINIDNGIAVFTLPNIQITTRLLEGDYPKYSSLIPQQFQHQFIVDRKLLDHALKRVGIVADQKNKIVKIICDYQHQQATLSTESSDIAGAVESLNIKPQDGYQQQLVMGFNIKYLEQALKFLPTNEVLININQTTTPVVITPVDGILNQLILVMPVQLIGNNSTAMEEDTSDEEEVIVTENICSGTEVNEKINVAAEGGNTEEVVKEKNNLMNTDSSPQKNTANTKTNSQTSANSTRKTRGRKKKVAAA; translated from the coding sequence ATGAAATTTACCATTTCTCAAAAAGAATTAGCTGATACCCTCGCTGTGGTTAGTTATGCTGTACCTAACAAACCTCATCACCCTATTCTCAATAATATATTGTTGGTTGCGGATAAGCACGAACAAGAAATTTTAGTGACTGCTTTTGATTTGAGTTTAGGAATTCGCGTTCAATGCAAATCTAGAATAGAAATAGAAGGTAAAATTGCTTTACCTGCTAAATTATTCACCCAAGTAATTTCTAGTCTTCCCAAGCAAGATATTATTTTGGAGATTGTAGATAATGCGGCTATTATTACTCACTCCTGTGGTAAATGTCGGATTCAAACCGTTAGTCCTCAAGAGTTTCCATCTTTACCAGAAATTGAAGGGAAGAATATTATATTACCAGCAATTAAGTTGTTACAAGCATTAGAAGGAACATTATTTGCTGCTAGTCATGATGAAAATAAACAAGTTTTAGCTGGAGTTCATTTCCAATTTACTAATAGTAGTTGGGAAGCGGCCGCAACGGATGGACATCGGTTAGCAGTTGTTTCTGGAACGATAGAAACAGATGAAGAATTGACAGAAAATGCACAAATTGAAGCTGATTCAAATACAGTAGAAATCACAATTCCCCAACCTACACTAATAGAATTACAAAAGATTTTAGGTAGTGTAGGAGATAACAGCGAATGTACTATTAACATCGACAATGGAATTGCGGTATTTACATTACCCAATATCCAAATTACCACCAGATTATTAGAAGGAGATTATCCCAAATATTCATCTCTAATTCCCCAACAATTTCAACATCAATTTATTGTTGATAGAAAATTATTAGATCATGCTCTAAAAAGAGTGGGAATTGTTGCTGACCAAAAGAATAAAATTGTCAAAATTATCTGTGACTACCAGCATCAACAAGCTACTTTATCTACTGAATCTTCAGATATTGCTGGTGCTGTGGAATCTTTGAATATTAAACCTCAAGATGGTTATCAGCAACAATTAGTCATGGGTTTTAATATCAAATATCTGGAACAAGCTCTCAAATTCCTACCTACAAATGAGGTGTTGATTAATATCAACCAAACTACAACTCCTGTGGTTATTACTCCTGTTGATGGCATTCTCAATCAATTAATTCTAGTGATGCCGGTTCAACTTATTGGTAATAACAGCACAGCTATGGAAGAAGATACTTCAGATGAAGAAGAAGTTATCGTTACAGAAAATATTTGCTCTGGAACTGAAGTAAATGAGAAAATAAATGTAGCTGCTGAAGGTGGGAATACGGAAGAAGTTGTTAAGGAGAAAAATAATCTGATGAACACAGATTCTTCTCCACAGAAAAACACAGCAAACACTAAAACTAATTCTCAAACTTCTGCAAATTCTACTCGTAAAACTAGAGGGAGAAAAAAGAAAGTTGCTGCTGCATAG
- a CDS encoding transposase, whose amino-acid sequence MARFMVHNLAQVMVQVTVNRKSYIQMMEYEAQEAEKLGRIRVIVQDNSPIHRCQEVQQLWSKWESQNLYIFFLPKYCSEM is encoded by the coding sequence ATGGCTCGTTTTATGGTTCACAATTTAGCCCAAGTTATGGTTCAAGTCACAGTGAATCGCAAATCTTATATCCAAATGATGGAGTATGAAGCCCAAGAGGCGGAAAAATTGGGACGTATAAGAGTAATAGTGCAGGATAACAGTCCAATACACCGATGCCAAGAAGTACAACAGTTATGGTCAAAGTGGGAAAGTCAGAATTTATACATTTTCTTTTTACCTAAATATTGCTCCGAGATGTAG
- a CDS encoding bifunctional DNA primase/polymerase, with protein sequence MPTQGKRPLGYQWEQHPWSPQALLNQLQQYEKVPVRNRHHGFYKITPTGIGVLCGQNSQEFLIAIDCDGYSAHAAIIAHQPLPTTVAFTSGRPGRAQYLLKLPGNTHLKLKSCKITTAPGEVLEFRGTKLPSILPPSIHPQTGYYRWLSGCRPDQIEIAIAPSWIIEQMTKRAKPPKIDYHKNSNTLPTNPEFTGEETETALLLLEIIHPRFADKYDSWIKVGMALKSVNPTLLSAWEEWSQLSAKYTPGECEYKWQSFKKWGMNMQILHRLANLS encoded by the coding sequence ATCCCCACCCAGGGAAAAAGACCATTAGGGTATCAATGGGAACAACACCCCTGGTCTCCTCAAGCATTGCTGAACCAACTACAGCAATATGAGAAAGTCCCAGTCAGAAACCGCCATCACGGTTTTTACAAAATAACCCCCACAGGTATAGGTGTCCTTTGCGGTCAAAACTCCCAGGAATTTTTAATCGCCATAGACTGTGATGGATACAGCGCCCATGCAGCAATCATCGCTCACCAACCACTACCCACCACAGTTGCATTTACATCAGGACGACCAGGAAGGGCGCAATATTTACTAAAATTGCCAGGTAACACTCACCTTAAACTCAAATCCTGTAAAATCACCACCGCCCCCGGTGAAGTTTTAGAATTTAGAGGTACTAAACTACCATCAATACTTCCCCCCAGTATTCATCCACAAACAGGTTATTATCGTTGGCTGAGTGGTTGTCGTCCTGACCAAATCGAAATAGCGATCGCACCATCTTGGATAATTGAACAGATGACCAAACGTGCGAAACCACCAAAAATAGACTACCACAAAAACAGTAATACCTTACCAACAAATCCAGAATTTACAGGTGAGGAGACAGAAACAGCACTGCTACTACTAGAAATTATTCATCCTCGCTTTGCAGATAAATATGATTCATGGATCAAGGTAGGAATGGCTTTGAAATCAGTCAATCCTACCCTGCTTTCTGCTTGGGAGGAATGGAGTCAGCTATCAGCTAAATACACACCAGGGGAGTGTGAATACAAATGGCAATCATTCAAGAAATGGGGAATGAATATGCAGATTTTACACCGTTTAGCTAATCTTTCTTAA
- a CDS encoding ThiF family adenylyltransferase, producing the protein MMKLDLSFAHSVPLMLPAHNHVEFIIVGAGGTGGFLIPSVARLMLEIEANSNKTASCIVVDPDIIEPKNIPRQNFQQSEIGLHKAEVLAARYSLGLGVQIRAIAKPFTKKIISARWRKLTVVIGCIDNAAARAEISSCLDQNYSDSQPQIWWLDCGNHANSSSGQVVLGSTNQFTLEATFDNLQKPNFCFNLPSPSRQHLELLTPLPEELNSTSLSCAEIQARNRQSLFVNQQVAVIAAEYLLALTLTGGLRKFATYFHNTTGSCRSLYTCVDSLKKFTNEEIVPQKRSVLV; encoded by the coding sequence ATGATGAAATTAGACCTATCTTTTGCTCATTCTGTCCCGCTTATGCTACCTGCACATAATCACGTTGAGTTCATAATTGTGGGTGCTGGTGGGACGGGTGGTTTTTTGATTCCGTCCGTTGCTAGACTGATGCTAGAGATTGAAGCAAATAGCAATAAAACCGCTTCTTGCATAGTTGTAGACCCAGATATCATTGAACCTAAAAACATCCCCCGACAGAATTTTCAACAGTCAGAAATTGGATTACACAAAGCGGAAGTTTTAGCAGCTAGATACAGTTTAGGATTAGGAGTACAGATTAGAGCGATCGCTAAACCATTCACTAAAAAGATTATATCAGCCAGATGGCGTAAATTAACAGTTGTTATCGGTTGCATAGATAATGCTGCTGCGCGTGCTGAAATTAGCAGTTGCTTAGACCAAAATTACTCAGATTCTCAACCACAAATTTGGTGGTTAGATTGTGGTAATCATGCTAATTCTAGTTCTGGACAGGTGGTGCTTGGTTCTACTAATCAATTTACCTTAGAAGCTACTTTTGATAATCTTCAAAAACCTAACTTTTGTTTTAATCTTCCCAGTCCTTCTAGACAACATCTAGAACTACTAACTCCATTACCTGAAGAATTAAATTCAACAAGTTTATCATGTGCTGAAATTCAAGCACGAAACCGCCAAAGCTTATTTGTTAATCAACAAGTAGCTGTTATTGCTGCGGAGTATCTGCTGGCATTAACATTAACTGGAGGGTTGAGAAAATTTGCAACCTATTTCCATAATACTACAGGTTCTTGTCGTTCACTATATACCTGTGTAGATTCTCTGAAAAAGTTTACAAATGAGGAAATAGTTCCACAAAAACGCTCAGTTTTAGTTTAG